In the genome of Actinomadura luzonensis, the window CGACACCGAGCGCGTGCTCGGCCCGTACGGCGCCTGGCTGGTCGAGGTGGACCACGACAGCATCGTCGTCGTGGACGGCGCCCGCGTCCGCCTGGACGCGCTCCTGCGCCCCACCGAGGCGGCCCGGCTGCGGCTGGTGGCGGGCATGCCGTGCCGGTGGAGCGTGACCGGCGAGGACGGCGCCGGCTGGTTCCCGCCCGACGTCCCGCACCGCCACGACTTCCACGGCCGCCCGTACTTCCACGGCGACGACCTGGTGGTCGACGTCCCCGCGCACCCGCTGACCGTCACCGTGACGCGCGGCATGGAGTACGGCGAGGCCGCCCTCGCGCTCACCCCCGTCCCCGGCGGCGAGCACCTGGTCGAGCTGACCCCGCGCCGCCTGTACGACGCCGCCGTCCGCGGCTGGTACGGCGGCGACCTGCACGCCCACCTCAACCGGGCCGGCGACCTGGTGGGCGTGCCCGCCGACGCCGCCGCCGCGCAGCACGGCGAGGACCTGCACGTGCTCAACCTGCTGGCCGGCAACGTGGCGGGCCGCCGGGTCTACGACCGCGAGGCCCTGGACCGCTGGACCGGCCGCGACCTGCCCTGGTCGGACGGCACGCACGTGGCCAGGATGGGCGTCGAGTACCGCAACGACCTGCTCGGCCACTTCTACGCCTTCGCCCCGCGCGCCGCCCCCGGCCGCTTCCACACCGGCTTCGCCGGCGACGACGACTGGCCGCCCAACGCCGACGGGCTGCGCGAGCTGCGCGGCCTCGGCGCGCTGGTCGGCTACAGCCACCCCTTCCATGCCGCCGCCCCTGACCCGGTGACCGACGGCGGCCCGCCGGCCGGCGTGCTGTCGCCGGTGCCGCGCGACTGCGCGGCCCGCGAGCTGGTCGCCGACGCCGCGCTCGGCCTCGTGGACAGCCTGGACGTGCTCACCCACGCCTCGATCCCGGCCACGGCCGCGGTCTACCGCAGGCTGGTCGGCGCGGGCAACCGGCTGGCGGTGACCGCCGGCACGGACGCGGTCATCTCCTTCACCCGCTCCGGCAGCCGGTCGAACCCGCCCGGCTGGGCCCGCGTCTACGCCCAGGTCGAGGGCGAGCTGACGGCCAGGTCGTTCGCGGCGGCGGTGCGCGCGGGCCGCACGTTCGCGACCACGGGGCCGTGGCTGGAGCTCAGCGTGGACGGCCTCGGCCCCGGCGGCGTCGTGCGCGCCCGCCGGGGGGACACGATCAGCGTCACCGCCACCGCCGTCGGCCCCGAGGTCGCCGCCGTGCGCATCCGCACCGCGGACGGGGTGCGGGCGGGCGCCGAGCGGCTGCCGTCCGGCGGCGGGCGGGCCGGGGCCGGCGACACGCTGACCGTGACGGCCGAGCTGCGCGTGGACGGGCCGACGTACGTGCTGGCCGAGGTGTTGTGCGACCCGCACCCGCGCACCCTCACCACCACCGGCTACGCCCTGACCAGCCCCGTCCACGTCGAGGTGGACGGCCGCCGGGTGGCCAGGCCCGAGGACGTGCGCTGGTGCCTGGACTGGCTGGACCTGCTGGAACGGCTGATCAGGCAGCACGCCCGGCTGGCCGGGCCGTACCAGTTCGGCGACCACGTCTCGCTGCTGGAGCAGGCGCGGGGCGTCTACCGGGCCCGGCTGTCCTGCTGAGTGGCCTCGCCCGCGCGCACCTCCTGGCCGAGTGTGCTAGATTTTGGCCATGCGGTCAGAAATTGGGCCCGACGGCCAGAAGTCGCGATCGTTCATCGAGGACGCCCGTCGCGCCCAGATCGTGGCCGCCGCCGTCGAG includes:
- a CDS encoding CehA/McbA family metallohydrolase, with the protein product MALPGGAAPAPTGTAAPAPTGTAAPAPAATGTAALRELTGLLAPAAPLPGRGEERMSLLIDSGRDADCRVAVDDTERVLGPYGAWLVEVDHDSIVVVDGARVRLDALLRPTEAARLRLVAGMPCRWSVTGEDGAGWFPPDVPHRHDFHGRPYFHGDDLVVDVPAHPLTVTVTRGMEYGEAALALTPVPGGEHLVELTPRRLYDAAVRGWYGGDLHAHLNRAGDLVGVPADAAAAQHGEDLHVLNLLAGNVAGRRVYDREALDRWTGRDLPWSDGTHVARMGVEYRNDLLGHFYAFAPRAAPGRFHTGFAGDDDWPPNADGLRELRGLGALVGYSHPFHAAAPDPVTDGGPPAGVLSPVPRDCAARELVADAALGLVDSLDVLTHASIPATAAVYRRLVGAGNRLAVTAGTDAVISFTRSGSRSNPPGWARVYAQVEGELTARSFAAAVRAGRTFATTGPWLELSVDGLGPGGVVRARRGDTISVTATAVGPEVAAVRIRTADGVRAGAERLPSGGGRAGAGDTLTVTAELRVDGPTYVLAEVLCDPHPRTLTTTGYALTSPVHVEVDGRRVARPEDVRWCLDWLDLLERLIRQHARLAGPYQFGDHVSLLEQARGVYRARLSC